One genomic region from Salvelinus fontinalis isolate EN_2023a chromosome 18, ASM2944872v1, whole genome shotgun sequence encodes:
- the LOC129815386 gene encoding HIG1 domain family member 1A, mitochondrial-like — MSSNNNFSSFDDETESKFMRKAKESPFVPIGMAGCAAVVAFGLWRLKSRGNTKMSVHLIHMRVGAQGFIVGAMTLGVIYSMYKEYSAHKDLGKDSK; from the exons ATGTCCTCCAACAACAATTTTTCATCATTTGATGATGAGACTGAATCAAAATTTATGAGGAAAGCAAAGGAGTCGCCGTTTGTCCCAATAG GCATGGCAGGATGTGCTGCAGTGGTAGCctttggtctgtggaggctgaagTCACGGGGGAACACAAAGATGTCAGTCCACCTCATCCATATGCGTGTTGGAGCTCAAGGCTTTATAGTAGGCGCAATGACATTAG GGGTGATCTACTCCATGTACAAAGAATACAGTGCCCACAAGGACCTGGGTAAAGACAGCAAGTGA